The following are encoded together in the Pedobacter sp. D749 genome:
- a CDS encoding DUF5007 domain-containing protein: MQNRNIKINSPMKSIIYKYFALLLLALTVCSSCKKIFDLPDEKDYISNNVNFSNKILEPIIGRTNLIGGFNSDNSTNPITFEIVNVRFGDGKPVSDLFTTAPTYVWTAPYTGLEKSLAEIEAKRKIEAHPIFEIRSSGEFILWPSATNQILKPRPTDSTNFSQDTRFFDVKVKNTGGERLIRDFQIRPFRERPYEPSNDFNAYTGLPAPDPKFPLDKNLRDYIRPYLNNVIGATSNLNLVSNNDKKDAIVYIRPLTSGGNGHSLRIVVLGKDSLPIDPKFFNETVWDKMIHGFNIQKTDQYVQYDVAYPIPLVEIPTSYARGGSRAKAELSYSRIGFGGTRTVANFGVDFAIYKAGDWEIVFYFKNENPKFANE, encoded by the coding sequence ATGCAAAATAGAAACATTAAAATAAATAGCCCGATGAAATCGATCATATATAAATATTTTGCGCTCCTTTTACTTGCTTTAACCGTTTGCAGTAGCTGTAAAAAGATTTTCGATTTACCCGATGAGAAAGATTATATCAGCAATAATGTGAATTTTAGCAATAAAATTCTGGAGCCAATAATCGGAAGAACCAATCTTATCGGTGGCTTTAACAGCGATAACTCAACCAACCCCATTACGTTCGAAATTGTAAACGTCAGGTTTGGGGATGGAAAGCCGGTGAGCGATCTTTTTACAACGGCACCAACATACGTATGGACAGCCCCTTACACCGGTTTGGAAAAAAGCCTGGCTGAAATTGAGGCAAAAAGGAAAATTGAAGCACATCCGATATTCGAAATACGTTCATCAGGCGAATTCATCTTATGGCCATCAGCTACCAACCAGATATTGAAACCCCGTCCGACGGATAGTACCAACTTTTCTCAGGATACACGCTTTTTTGATGTAAAGGTTAAAAATACCGGTGGCGAGCGCCTGATCAGGGATTTTCAGATCAGACCTTTTAGAGAGCGCCCTTACGAGCCATCGAATGATTTTAATGCTTATACAGGTTTGCCTGCCCCTGATCCAAAATTTCCGTTAGACAAAAATCTGAGAGATTATATCCGTCCTTATCTGAATAATGTTATCGGGGCTACTTCTAATTTAAACTTAGTGAGCAACAATGATAAAAAGGATGCAATTGTTTACATCCGTCCGCTAACATCAGGAGGTAATGGCCATTCGTTACGCATTGTGGTTTTGGGTAAAGATTCTTTACCGATCGATCCTAAGTTTTTCAATGAAACGGTTTGGGATAAAATGATCCATGGTTTCAATATACAAAAAACCGATCAATATGTTCAGTATGATGTTGCTTATCCGATACCATTGGTAGAAATCCCTACATCTTATGCTAGAGGCGGATCGAGGGCAAAAGCAGAGCTGAGTTACTCCCGGATTGGTTTTGGGGGTACACGTACAGTGGCCAATTTCGGTGTCGATTTCGCTATTTATAAGGCTGGCGACTGGGAAATCGTCTTTTATTTCAAAAATGAGAACCCAAAATTTGCTAACGAATAG
- a CDS encoding discoidin domain-containing protein — protein sequence MKNSIKYMGALAILSLLTLINSACKKNGGFYDAPDQNVTFAGNTYDYLKSKPGVFDSLIVAIDRMGLKKTLTDSNVTLFAVSNPSFQLALRNLNTLRKLSDKDPLFLANIDAIQLDTMTSYYIIRGKKTTDSLKLQDGLDLKSVHIGYPMHASVTKISASGQVGAGPEVINFDNTKKSKFVRNWATSTTSSNNIKTKNGIVHVISADHVFGFNEFVTRLTFVPPPPNLYLEIGGIFSSNRENGGGITSGENSRKVIDGDDHTKFLADLQGELWMRFELKTPAVSSVYTLTSANDANERDPKAWTYEGSMDGSTWVELDRRSNFFFEERYQQKVFRCTNTVAYKFYRIVITELRNSGTFQLAEFTINKTK from the coding sequence ATGAAAAATTCAATAAAATATATGGGTGCGCTGGCAATCTTATCATTGCTTACGCTCATCAATTCGGCCTGCAAAAAGAATGGAGGATTTTACGATGCGCCAGATCAGAATGTAACCTTTGCCGGCAATACTTACGATTATTTGAAAAGCAAACCAGGGGTTTTCGATTCGCTTATTGTAGCGATTGACAGGATGGGTTTGAAAAAAACATTAACCGATAGTAATGTTACGTTATTTGCAGTCAGCAATCCAAGTTTCCAACTGGCTTTACGGAATCTAAATACGTTAAGGAAACTATCTGATAAAGACCCGCTTTTTTTGGCCAATATTGATGCCATTCAGTTAGATACGATGACTTCGTACTACATCATCAGAGGTAAGAAAACAACCGATTCATTAAAACTTCAGGATGGCTTAGACTTGAAAAGTGTACATATTGGTTATCCGATGCATGCGAGTGTAACCAAAATATCGGCTTCTGGCCAGGTTGGTGCCGGACCGGAGGTTATTAATTTTGATAATACCAAAAAAAGCAAATTCGTTCGCAACTGGGCGACCAGTACAACCTCATCAAATAACATTAAAACCAAAAATGGAATCGTACATGTAATCAGTGCCGATCATGTATTTGGCTTTAATGAATTCGTTACCCGATTAACTTTTGTACCACCACCGCCAAACCTTTACCTGGAAATTGGTGGGATATTTTCATCAAACCGCGAAAATGGCGGAGGTATAACCAGTGGGGAAAATTCGAGAAAAGTAATTGATGGTGATGACCATACCAAATTCCTGGCCGACTTACAAGGCGAACTATGGATGAGGTTTGAACTTAAAACACCTGCTGTTTCATCTGTATATACCTTAACATCTGCAAATGATGCCAACGAAAGAGATCCTAAAGCATGGACTTATGAAGGCTCTATGGATGGTTCAACCTGGGTAGAATTGGATAGAAGATCTAACTTCTTCTTTGAAGAAAGATATCAGCAAAAAGTATTTAGGTGTACCAATACGGTTGCCTACAAATTTTACCGCATTGTGATTACCGAACTCAGAAACAGTGGCACATTCCAGTTGGCTGAGTTTACCATAAACAAAACGAAATAA